Sequence from the Ostrea edulis chromosome 8, xbOstEdul1.1, whole genome shotgun sequence genome:
GCCCGCGGATGCAGAATATTCAGCCCGATATAAGCCCGCGACTTCAGGATGttcagtacaaaaacaaaaatgtgaCGGAGTCTTATCTCCTACCATCCCGAAACCAGTTTTATCAACAAACCGCTCATCCTAATGCTATTTCTTCATCAGTATTGGACCAGATACCTTTGTCCGCCCTAACACACTTGCTACCGGAAGTGCGAAACGTTATCGAATCGAGAAACACCATTTACAGTCATTGGCAAACGCCGGAGAAAACACAAAGCAGCCAACAGGTGCCCGTTGCTGTACATCAGCCCATGCTTTCTAACATGGTCGTCAACTACAAAAATCAGCGGActaagttattgcccctgacgCCCTCCCAATTTAGCAGAATTAATAACGACCCGAACAGAAATGTTATTCTTCGAAATTTGAGAGACGTTCTTGGTGCAAAACCCTTTTCGAACACTTTGCATATGAATGTGAAATCCGGAAATATGATGACGGAAGCAAGACCGATGCATGGTCAGAATATGGCTCATAATACTATTATTGACTCAAGCATTCCATTCCAAAGAAAAGGTCTGGGGCCGCTTAAGTTCTTTAACTGAAATCCAAAAAAATGTAATGTGGAGTAGTGTATACATAGAGTCAATACTGACATTTATGATTGTCAATATTGACATCAAAGTCAATATCGATATATATCCAGGGTTGTTCTTTGCTGTTATGATTATCATTGAAAAGTCATCATTTGGCGGAGTTTAACGTTAATTACTTCAAACATATTCCTGAGAGAAATTTATCTCGCATCTTATCAATACATTTTGATATGTCTCAAATACGTTCCAATACCTGTTTTGTCAAGCAAATGTATAAAGTTTATTCTCACATTTTCCCATGTCTAATTCTACTTCAGAACCAGTGAGAGCAAATATCAATATtcagagggggtggggggttcgACTAAAGATGGAACgaataatgatattgatatataaacCTTAAATTAAAGAATTTCTCTATGCCGCGCGAGGTATCGGTTATATATAGGCGCGataaatgcatgtatgtatTCACTTTTCAGTGGCGGATTCAGACGGGAGAAAGGGGTTACGGAGGTTGCAAGACCCCTTCCACCTTTAGCtgatatctttaagaaaaattgGTTTGGGGTCCACGATCTCCAATTTTGGACGGATAAAGTACCATCTTTGGTcgaaccccccaccccctctgaATAATTCTTGATTCCGCTCCTGAATAGTTTCTGATTCTGCCCCGGAACTGTGTATCTCAACTTGCATATCCTCTCTATGTCGACTTTTAAAGAAATCCTGTAGGACGCTCCTATAATCTACTACCTGTAAATGTTCACGTAAGGTGAGATGTAGGACGCGCCTACAATGTACTAGATGTTCACGTAAGGTGAGCTGTGGGACGCGCCTACAATGTACTAGATGTTCACGTAAGGATGTTCACGTAAGGTGAGCTGTGGGACGCGCCTATAACATGTACTAGATGTTCACGTAAGGTGAGCGAAATGGTTAAATTCCAAGACAATCACTGGACACCATAGAGcagttaaaaaacaaacaaaaactctGATTTAGCagcaaataaataaacattatatattgttatttattatAAAATAACAACTTCATGTATAGTGCATATTCATTATATTAGTTGAGCAATTTCAGTGCGAATCCGCGAAAATGTAAACTTCCCAGTGTTATATAAATACAACGATGCATTAATCAGTGATGTGGAAAAACTCCCCAATGAAACATACTGGTCGGAAAATTCAGCTGGTTTAGTAATTTAAACACCAGCACCTACAGTTTCtctgtaattttttaatttctttcgcAAATGAACGCGAAAATTAATTACTCGTGTATAATAGGGAATGTATACATTATCAAATCTGAATAAGAAAGAGAACCGGTTCTTTTGATTGGTTCCACTCCTCACATTACAAGCCTCACCTCATCCACTGAcgagttttcttttttaccactatacattatatacatttcaatgtatgtatttacatatgtacaagATAACGGGATATGATGAAGCTGATTTGTTGGTTGATCTGAAATAAATCATCATTTTTTAACTGATGTTTTGTGTTCTATAATGCATATACATAATCGAaagtatacaatgtatgtatataccgaataaatatttatttatttattttaaagtcaccattttaaaacaagattttcatgaaactgcATGcgaccaataaaaaaaaatatgtataacatgaaaagaaaaccaaaagaaagaaattactGGGGGAAAAATACCCCGAAAGAAAgactataataaaaaaaaaaataaaagcattttgaaatttattatgTTAGTTTTATTGTACCATAACATATCTTCATCTAGATTTTGTGTTCAATATAAATTGATAAATACTAATTGTACAATCTATATATACACGTACTTCGATCGTTATTTATCATTAGCCGTGTTTATGCCGTTCGATATAACTGGACGTAAGTGTGTCATGGTGTTGGAGATTTGTGGTCAGTTAATTATCTGGTAGAGGTCAACAGACAACAAAAATGCCCATCGTCATATCGCAGCGTTAATCAATCATTACAGCGCAGAAAACGTACTGGTCAAGCCCTAATAACCGTTATGTCTAATTATATCTATGAATTTAAATGACGTTTGCTTATTACTTTGTTTAATGTCCTTTCGAGCATGTTTCACTCCTATTCACATCTATTGACGTCAGCAGTTGTAACTACAGTGTCATGGATATGGAGCTGAGGGTCgtatagcagtgagggttctttatagTACCAACGCCCACCATGACGCAAGTCCTCCGTTTTTTAAGGTTACATCCGAAATCATTCATATGATGATGCTTGTAATGTTTATTTGAGTCACTCCCGTTGAGAATtgttcacttatattgagacgtcaccacctgtaggtgaagtacttaACTAATCACgcatttagacctatgcttactGCTCAAGGTTGTAGCAGTGCGAGTTCTTTAACGTGTCGTGTCACGACACGGAACTTCTATTTTTAAGGCCATatcggaaagacccgtgatttacACTTTTAAATGCTGAACTTTTATTCTCAAAGGAGAAATCACGATACCGGTACCTATGTTTAGGTCTTAAGTTTGACctccatggcacgagcggggctcgaactcgcAACCTCGTGGTTACGTGGTTATAACgagaacactctaccactgaactactGCGACCTATTCAACAAACAGGTAACGTATGTGAGGATTAGGTTACAGTGTGTAAATACGACACAGGAACCGGCCGCGGTAGCTTAGAGTTcaattcgcttcgtaaccgggagatcgtgagttcgagccctgctcATACCATGGCCGTGTCTAAGACGTTAAAATGGGTAGTGACACGCTCGGAATTTAGAAgtaagaatcacgggtcttcggaacggaggtcccatgttgACGCCTCACCGCTACGTAGTAAGCGGtgaacataggtctaaattaaTGAcctacttcacctacaactggtgacgttttcatgtgagtgaaaacttctcgacgattcgtaaaacaataaaacaaaatacgaCACAGGTTGATAGGTTTGCAGTATGTTAATTCAACATTTACGGTATTagttatattgattgattgattgttgtttcacgtcccactcgagaatctttcactcatatggagatgtcaccactgccggtgaggggctacaaaatttagacctatactcggtgcttacggcttttgagcagggagggatcttaatcGTGCCATACTTGTTGTAACACAAGGCCTCAGTTTTTATACGCTCTCATCCggaggaccaccccatttagtcgcctcttacgacaaacaaggtttactgaggaccttttctaaccctgatccccacgggattacgTATAGTTTTACAGCATGATATAAATTAACAATATCACAAACACAATATTTAGAAAGGTGGGTTGACAAGGAAGTGTAgaaatactaataatatgcGTACACAGATATCAACTTTACTTATCTTGAGAGTGTAAAAGATAAATTTTCCAAGTTCGTTGATATCCTTCACATCAAAAGAGTCAAATTTTTACGACAGTGTACACAAATATGATTCTTTTTTCTcattcagaataaaaaaaatttaaggaAAGCTCGATAAAGTAAACAGGGTAATCTCTTTACATAAGAACAGTGAACGTTTGAGAGATGAACCCTGTGGCATGCCATGGCCATCAttaatttgtttcaaatttatGAACTTAACAATTTCGTCTAGAAATGTTTTCTACCTGGTAAACCAAAATTCAGTCGGAATGAGTTAATGAAAAAATGACGATCAGATGGAAGAGTACGATGTAAATAAAGAGTGAGACTTTAACCGAGGCTGTTGGTTGTAGGAATACGTAACTGcataaagaaagacaactcgtgacaaatttcaaatttcaagaaTCTCTATGCATGTGTCATAATGGAGTTAAGTCCCATTAATGACGTGCCAGTAATACACCGAACTCCTAATTCTCGCATTATATCAGACCCAAAAGAGACTTAAAACAAAGAAGAAGCTCAACAGACTGAAGTAATACAAGGCGGAGGTAAGGAAATCTACCCCGAAGAAGAGAAAAGGGGTGACTACTCTTCATACATCTTGGATCTTGAAGACCAAAATGGCCCGCTATGCCATAGAGAAAACCCCAAGGAGAGCTGACCGACATTTTAGTCACTTGCGTGGAAAAGACATAAATGAGAGCATAATTATGCTCcatgaccataaactgagaatagacttaagtcaaaatttaacgactgtatgtacatgtatcacgcaagtgatttattgaaattttgaatcGCGTTTAAATTCTAATCTCAATATgaatttcattgaatattttagatatcaatattcatatattaGATCAGTTTCTAAATTTGACTTCAATCTATTCTCATTTTAATGATCACGTGcattcaatctgattaaaatcagatcctcgaggagcggatcgaggatctgattttaatcagattgacgtgcattaaaaatatgataaagataGATACAGCACCCCCACACCCCCCGGTACTCTCCACGTGAACAGCCCTTAAGGAGGTATATATATTACATCGTCACAATGACCGACCTCCTTTTAGCATGggtgaaaatatgaatatcagcaatatttgtataatccttttaaatctaattgcctaTAGCTGGGTAGCTCAATCGGTTGACGTGTCGACTTCTATATATAGATCTTGGGTTCAAATCCAGCAGAGATTTTAATTTTtgtcagattactttctactaataTTGCATTTTTCGACTACATAtagtaaatctgaaaattatagAGATTTAGATTTGCATAAGGAGTCGTAAACACAGATGCTGTTTGTAATTTGAGCTGGAAGCCAATAGAAAGAGTAGCAGAGGGCCTACTATGTACGCAGTTTAAGGCAGCTCCACCCCCATGTGACGTATCAATATGGATTGTTTAAAGTAGAATAACTGTATCAATTTCCATTGAATATagtttaatttcataaataaccAAATAAAAGGTATCTGTTACCACCTTTTTAAAGCTGTCAGACATGAATAAACAGAAATATATGTCAACATAACAAAAGCACACATTTCTAATAAACAGCAAAATAAAGAGACATGAAAACTGGTTAACATGACAACATTTTAGTACCAACAGTTTCAACAAAACTGCTTTTGTAATATGTAAATTAGGGAAATcatttaaacaatgaaatgctCTCTTAGTTATTTTAATTTATCGGTTGATGAATGTGACaagcattgcaaaaaaaaaaaaaaaaaaaaagtagccGGTTATGAAAATTCTCATGCAGATCCAGATATTTTTCAGGTGGAAGTGGTGGTGCAACCCAagtttgtccccccccccccccccaacagaTGGGGAATATAATACCCCAAAATGTCAAAAATTACcttttgataaaaatgtatacatgtaacctAAGGGGGTGAGGATGGGGGATGGGGTTGGGGGTTACCTTACTTTTGCGTCCTGATTCAGTCGTTTCGAATTCTCATCATAGTTTATTTTTAGGATACTGACCTACACACGAACAATCTGACAATTGGCTATCTCCAAAATAAGGGGAATGAAATTGtttccagtttttaaaattttatcccTCATTCATTGCATTGTACTAAATCCCCCGGGTCTTTAAAGTAAAACCCGCTAGCTGCCATGTGAAACGTATTCAAGCGATCGTGGAAATTTACCATCCGAGGTTCTTTTATCTTTATGATTCATTTTCTTTGcttctgatgagaccgcaaaaaccgaggtcccatgtcacagcaggtgtggcacgataaagtaccctccctgctcaaaggcccgaagcaccgagcatagacttaaattttgcagcccttcaccggtcttggtgacgtctccatttgagtgaaaaatgctTGAGTatgatgttaaacaatatacaatcaatcattattcTCTGCTCATTTTTATTGCCCCGGTTAATTAATCTTTTTCTCTCTCGTTTGATCTGCATATTTATTTCATGGGTATGACTCAAACACCAGGGACGATAGAACATGGAGAAAATCAATTCAAGTTAATTTATCTATTGATTCACCAatcatgttggcatacaatcactttacacaatatgagatatataaagacaataaactaaatactaacagttcatttacatatatgtaaatgcaagtatatttgacatgtacctgtgatattagactgtatgtatgcaatttagtattgcatattacataaattaaatgtaattatagCACTTTACTTttggtgcgcaattcaaaacattgatgTAAAAATTCACACAACCTTCTAACATGAACTACATTGACAGGGTTGCATACTtactttacaatggttttcttTTGATAAATCATCATCTGAATTGTAGATGTCCAAAGGgtttctttcttatatctttatacatgaagcagtcatataaaaaatgtaactcatcttcaacagtagttttacaaaactgacaaaaaacaacattcttttggaatacatggttttgaatatctaccagtttcaatttctaaagggtgCGCAGATATGCTTAGTTTTGTTAATTTAGAGCGTACTACTTTCGgaattggaaatttcaaatagtTTTGTAATTCAtagagaatttagtattttacagTTTCATGTTAATATTATCAATATAGTAAATCTTCAAGTAATTGTAGAATGTGCTTTTATCAACATCTAATGATGAAAGTTTTAGCTTAATTATTTCTTAACTTTATTATTTGTCCCTGCCAATTTTCCTGTATACCAGTATTATAAAGGTTATCTTCCAGTTTAGCAGCCATAAATATTGGATTTTTAATACCATTTTCATCATCATACCTTTTTAgtcttttgtaaaatttgaactTAGAGAGGAGAGCTTTAAAGCAGATGGGGAATGTTCCTAGTTCATATTTGATGgctaaattttaaacttttttctgTACACCCAAAATGTCTTTAAATATTAAGAGCTTTGTTTATTCAAAGGGTAGTTGGTCACAATTGTTAATGTTAACATTAAAGTCTGAAATCCAAATTTCAGAACCATATAAAATGATAGGTTCAATAAGAGCAGAATAAAGTGTTAAAAGAGTTTTTACAGATAATTTATCATAAAAGGGCAAGGAATGTTTAATTGCATAAAAAGCTTTCCGTGCATGGTCAGCTAGCTGTTCAGCTGCGTATTTAAGTTTACCATTACAACTGAAAATAATTcccaaatatttatattcatgtgTAAGATGAATTATTGAGTGATTATAATAAAAACAGTGTTGGGCTGTGTCAATTTTCTTATTTGAGAAAATCATTGCATCAGTTTTATCAAGGTTAGAGAAATAGTGGAGAAATAGAACGAAGGAAAGTTAACATAGAAACACCCGTCTaccaagccccccccccctcccccccctccccatctAGTCCCACATCTAGTCATTGGTTCCATGAAACAATTTCTTCATTAAGATCATCTATGAGGATTTTACCTATTTTGGTATTAATGATATGGAACGAGTGTACGTACACCAGGTTTTATCGTTTACGATTTTGAAGCCCTCCTCCGCCTGTACTAAAGTATCAGGATCGGAGACCTATGGCTGCATTGTCAATGAGGGTGAATTAGTGAAAGAAAtcatgaaataattgaaagaaattGCACCCACTCTTCCCGTTGTATTAAAGAGTAGTAAACCCACCTGCCCTCGGACATGAGGTCCAAAGATCCGGTAAAGGGTGGTGGTTACTTTTGGCCAAGGTTTCCTCTGtcataaatcatgaataaaCTCAAGTAGGTTGTCCAGATTTTatcaataacaatatatatatatatatatatatatatatatatatatatatatatatatatatatgttttataaatttta
This genomic interval carries:
- the LOC130049237 gene encoding uncharacterized protein LOC130049237 — protein: MHARVYICISYLSTCIYTHPNPVSRIKVPGSILVFQKVFIREMSVAVISALDLDFLPGDFIDKIRDQQSPTPSANPSVNEDNRPSQAKRKQRPRKKKVQKKAKMNKMSQKKRKIVQTTTLAPEPRVLRKPDIKPRIPNVKPDISPRMQNIQPDISPRLQDVQYKNKNVTESYLLPSRNQFYQQTAHPNAISSSVLDQIPLSALTHLLPEVRNVIESRNTIYSHWQTPEKTQSSQQVPVAVHQPMLSNMVVNYKNQRTKLLPLTPSQFSRINNDPNRNVILRNLRDVLGAKPFSNTLHMNVKSGNMMTEARPMHGQNMAHNTIIDSSIPFQRKGLGPLKFFN